One Sediminibacillus dalangtanensis genomic region harbors:
- a CDS encoding aldo/keto reductase yields the protein MEKKNLGSQGLEVTALGLGCMGMSDFYSGRDDNESLKTIDRALELGVNFLDTADMYGVGENEKLVGRALKGRRNDVVLATKFGNVRGDDGSFLGVNGHPDYVKKACDASLKRLGVDHIDLYYQHRVDPDVPIEETIGAMSDLVKEGKVRFLGMSEAAPATIRRAHKVHPITALQTEYSLWSRDVEDEILPTCRELGIGFVPYSPLGRGFLTGQIKRFEDLAEDDYRRFSPRFQGENFQKNLDLVTDIETIAQEKGCKPAQLALAWLLAQGDDIVPIPGTKRIKYLEENVGALDVTLTKEDLARIDKVSPQHVAAGDRYPDMNGVNL from the coding sequence ATGGAAAAGAAGAATCTTGGAAGCCAAGGATTGGAAGTAACTGCTCTCGGATTAGGCTGCATGGGAATGTCCGATTTTTACAGCGGGCGCGACGACAATGAGTCTTTAAAAACGATTGACCGAGCGTTGGAATTGGGAGTCAATTTTCTTGATACAGCTGACATGTATGGTGTCGGCGAAAACGAAAAACTGGTAGGGAGGGCTTTGAAAGGACGTAGAAATGACGTAGTCCTTGCCACCAAATTCGGTAATGTCCGGGGAGATGATGGTTCCTTTCTCGGTGTGAACGGGCATCCTGATTATGTTAAAAAAGCCTGCGATGCCAGTCTGAAGCGCCTTGGGGTAGATCATATCGATTTGTATTACCAGCACCGTGTAGATCCTGATGTCCCGATTGAAGAGACAATCGGTGCGATGTCTGACTTAGTAAAAGAAGGGAAAGTCCGCTTTCTCGGCATGTCAGAGGCTGCTCCGGCAACCATCCGCCGGGCACACAAGGTCCATCCAATCACAGCACTGCAAACGGAATACTCGCTATGGAGCCGTGATGTCGAAGACGAAATCCTGCCGACATGCCGTGAACTCGGCATTGGTTTTGTCCCTTACAGTCCACTAGGACGAGGCTTTTTGACCGGCCAAATCAAACGGTTCGAGGATTTAGCCGAGGACGATTACCGCCGCTTTTCTCCTCGCTTCCAAGGGGAAAACTTTCAGAAAAACCTGGACCTAGTTACCGATATCGAAACAATCGCTCAGGAAAAAGGATGTAAGCCTGCACAGCTGGCATTGGCATGGCTGCTGGCACAAGGAGACGACATTGTGCCAATCCCCGGAACCAAACGGATAAAGTATTTAGAAGAAAACGTAGGAGCTCTCGATGTTACCTTGACGAAGGAAGATTTGGCGCGAATTGATAAGGTATCTCCTCAACATGTAGCTGCCGGGGATCGTTATCCTGATATGAACGGCGTCAACTTGTAG
- a CDS encoding MarR family winged helix-turn-helix transcriptional regulator, with amino-acid sequence MGLDEKLLNEYWTDIYFLLHYPHKEKVTHQVIRIMQLIEKKETVGIGDVADYFGISPNTASEHVKRIIEKGLIVKNRDKADERKVILALTTLGQKVLQHNTSLDSEKLKQVLVGMTEEERQHIESAFQLLRERSIHVCSD; translated from the coding sequence TTGGGGCTGGACGAAAAGCTTCTAAATGAGTATTGGACCGATATATATTTTTTATTGCACTATCCGCATAAAGAGAAAGTAACGCATCAGGTTATCCGAATCATGCAGTTGATTGAAAAAAAAGAAACTGTCGGTATAGGCGATGTAGCCGATTACTTTGGGATTTCTCCTAACACGGCATCGGAGCATGTGAAAAGGATAATCGAAAAGGGGTTAATTGTAAAAAACAGGGATAAGGCGGATGAAAGAAAAGTCATCTTAGCGTTGACCACATTAGGACAAAAGGTGTTGCAGCACAATACGAGTCTGGATAGTGAAAAATTAAAACAAGTACTCGTAGGAATGACAGAGGAGGAGAGACAACACATTGAATCAGCTTTTCAATTATTGAGGGAGCGTTCTATTCATGTTTGTTCTGATTAA
- a CDS encoding DUF3147 family protein translates to MFVLIKILLSAIVIGIVTEISRRIPAYGGMLAALPLVSLISIIWLKVQGEAGTDLSKFALGVLAGFPATAVMLVVVYYSLKHAVNLYLSILMGLTGWIVFLILQEAVLRYVKQTIMS, encoded by the coding sequence ATGTTTGTTCTGATTAAGATTCTTTTGTCGGCAATAGTAATTGGGATAGTTACCGAGATTTCCAGACGGATACCTGCTTATGGGGGAATGCTTGCAGCTTTGCCGTTGGTTAGTTTGATCAGTATCATCTGGTTGAAAGTACAGGGGGAAGCCGGAACGGACCTAAGTAAGTTCGCTTTAGGAGTTCTTGCGGGATTTCCGGCTACTGCAGTTATGTTAGTCGTTGTTTATTATTCTTTGAAACATGCAGTCAACCTTTACCTATCTATTTTAATGGGGTTAACTGGATGGATTGTTTTTCTCATACTGCAGGAAGCGGTACTTCGTTATGTGAAACAGACCATCATGTCTTAA
- a CDS encoding alpha/beta family hydrolase, giving the protein MDIAKEAIRNTDGEPIPYRFIRNNSNNSRLCVMLPGLGYTTDQPLFYYATGLFFDKGFDVLHIQYEYDSASFTKRDRKEQFKIISDDVEKVMEEVVPEAKYTSIYMMAKSIGTGGLAHLLELEMTKVIWLTPLLQIDALYDCLRNSWKESLLLIGDQDKCFVKERVSGLAAKRNFKVQIFKGADHSLEHEGGIYQSIDCLKAVMKEIELFTSE; this is encoded by the coding sequence ATGGATATAGCAAAAGAAGCAATCCGTAACACAGACGGTGAACCGATTCCTTACAGGTTTATTCGAAACAACTCGAACAATAGCAGACTTTGTGTCATGCTTCCGGGATTAGGCTATACAACGGATCAGCCATTGTTTTATTATGCAACCGGACTGTTTTTTGATAAAGGGTTTGATGTCTTACATATTCAATATGAATATGACAGTGCTTCCTTTACAAAACGGGATCGGAAAGAACAATTTAAAATCATAAGCGATGATGTAGAGAAAGTAATGGAAGAGGTCGTTCCAGAAGCTAAATACACGAGTATTTATATGATGGCCAAGTCTATCGGCACTGGCGGACTTGCTCATTTGTTGGAACTGGAGATGACAAAAGTTATTTGGCTGACCCCGCTGCTGCAAATAGATGCGCTCTATGATTGTTTGCGCAATAGTTGGAAAGAGAGCTTATTGCTTATTGGCGACCAGGACAAATGCTTTGTTAAAGAAAGGGTGAGCGGACTCGCTGCCAAGCGCAACTTTAAGGTGCAGATTTTCAAGGGTGCCGATCATTCCTTGGAGCATGAGGGCGGAATTTACCAGTCTATTGATTGCTTGAAAGCTGTCATGAAGGAAATAGAATTGTTTACGAGCGAATAA
- the thrS gene encoding threonine--tRNA ligase, with amino-acid sequence MKSKKIIIRFPDGSEKQYQQGVTLEEIAGSVSPSLRKKSVVGKVNGVLTDLRSSISNDAEIELLDVPSQEGLKVMRHTTAHVLAQAVQRIYGDVHFGTGPVIENGFYYDLELSQPISQDNLEQIEKEMQKIVSENLRIEREEVSRNRAKQLFADDPLKLELLGDIPDSVPITVYRQGEFVDLCRGPHLPETRHIKAFKLTRVSGAYWRGNSENQMLQRIYGVAFASKPELQAYFEFLQEAENRNHRKLGRELDLFMFSEEAPGMPFYLPNGQFIRNQLEAFLREIQHQYGYQEVRTPFMMNQRLWEQSGHWNHYKDNMYFSEVDDQRFALKPMNCPGHMLIFKDKLRSYRELPIRMAEFGQVHRHEFSGALNGLLRVRTFCQDDAHIFVTPEQIEGEITSVLNLIDEVYSAFGFDYSIELSTRPENSMGEEALWVKAEAALKDVLEKLDYDYQINEGDGAFYGPKIDVHIKDALNRSHQCATVQLDFQMPELFDLVYVDEDNQKVRPVVIHRAVFGSIDRFLGILIEHFAGAFPAWLAPVQVKLIPVSSAVHGDYAVEVQNRLQTEGVRVEVDLREEKVGYKMREAQVKKTPYILVVGDKERDSQSINVRKYGEEESEEMKWSVFIEALKQEIGI; translated from the coding sequence ATGAAGTCTAAGAAAATAATCATCCGCTTCCCGGACGGAAGTGAGAAACAGTACCAACAAGGTGTGACGCTTGAAGAAATAGCAGGGTCGGTCAGCCCGTCTTTACGAAAGAAATCGGTTGTCGGAAAAGTGAACGGCGTGTTGACAGATTTACGAAGCAGTATTTCCAATGACGCCGAAATAGAGCTGCTTGACGTTCCGTCACAAGAGGGATTGAAGGTGATGCGTCATACTACTGCGCATGTGTTGGCACAGGCTGTCCAGCGTATTTATGGGGATGTTCATTTCGGTACAGGGCCGGTCATTGAAAATGGATTTTATTATGATTTGGAATTGAGCCAACCGATCTCACAAGATAATCTGGAACAAATCGAGAAGGAAATGCAAAAAATCGTTTCGGAAAATCTGCGAATCGAGCGGGAAGAAGTGTCACGAAATCGGGCAAAGCAATTGTTTGCAGATGATCCATTAAAGCTTGAACTGCTGGGAGATATCCCGGATAGTGTACCAATCACTGTGTACCGGCAAGGGGAGTTTGTCGACTTGTGCCGGGGGCCGCATCTTCCGGAGACTCGTCATATCAAAGCATTCAAGCTGACGCGCGTTTCTGGTGCCTATTGGCGCGGAAACAGTGAAAACCAGATGTTACAGCGTATTTACGGCGTGGCTTTTGCTTCTAAGCCGGAGCTACAGGCTTATTTTGAATTTTTGCAGGAAGCAGAAAATCGGAATCACCGCAAGCTGGGCCGTGAGCTGGATTTGTTTATGTTTTCGGAAGAAGCGCCGGGCATGCCTTTCTATTTGCCAAACGGTCAATTCATACGAAATCAATTAGAAGCATTTTTGCGGGAGATCCAACATCAGTATGGCTACCAGGAAGTGCGTACACCGTTCATGATGAACCAGCGGCTTTGGGAACAATCCGGCCATTGGAACCATTATAAAGATAACATGTATTTTTCCGAGGTTGATGACCAGCGATTTGCCTTGAAGCCAATGAATTGTCCAGGACATATGCTGATTTTCAAAGATAAACTTCGATCTTACCGGGAGCTGCCAATCCGAATGGCTGAGTTTGGCCAGGTGCACCGTCACGAATTCAGTGGTGCGTTGAATGGGCTGTTAAGGGTTCGGACGTTTTGCCAGGATGATGCCCATATCTTTGTGACACCGGAACAAATCGAAGGGGAAATTACCTCTGTGTTGAACTTGATAGACGAAGTATATAGTGCCTTTGGATTTGACTATTCGATTGAACTTTCGACAAGACCGGAAAATTCGATGGGGGAAGAGGCGCTTTGGGTCAAAGCGGAAGCTGCTTTAAAGGATGTACTGGAAAAACTGGACTACGACTACCAAATCAATGAGGGAGACGGAGCATTTTACGGGCCGAAAATTGATGTGCACATCAAGGATGCATTAAATAGAAGCCATCAATGCGCGACCGTTCAATTGGATTTTCAAATGCCCGAATTATTTGATCTGGTTTATGTAGATGAAGACAACCAGAAAGTCCGCCCTGTCGTCATACACCGTGCCGTTTTCGGGTCAATTGACCGTTTCCTGGGTATTCTGATCGAGCATTTTGCCGGTGCGTTTCCTGCATGGCTTGCGCCCGTACAAGTAAAATTGATACCGGTGTCCAGTGCTGTTCATGGGGATTACGCAGTGGAAGTGCAAAATCGCTTACAAACAGAAGGGGTACGAGTTGAAGTAGATTTACGAGAGGAAAAAGTCGGTTACAAAATGAGGGAAGCGCAAGTCAAAAAAACCCCATATATACTGGTAGTTGGTGACAAGGAACGCGACAGCCAATCGATTAATGTCAGGAAATATGGTGAGGAGGAGTCTGAAGAGATGAAATGGAGTGTCTTTATCGAAGCATTGAAGCAGGAGATCGGTATCTGA
- a CDS encoding GNAT family N-acetyltransferase, with translation MTQRQAEEIAYKWHYPGEYSFYDMEADEEDLEEFLDADQRGDDYYVVEKNDQLIGFFNFHQKQNGKVEIGLGMKPECTGKGRGLDFLRAGLELAIKTYCPSAVTLSVAAFNKRAIRLYQKAGFVVVGTFIQNTNGGSYDFVSMEWNPRE, from the coding sequence ATGACCCAGCGGCAGGCGGAAGAAATCGCTTATAAGTGGCATTATCCAGGTGAATATAGTTTTTATGATATGGAAGCGGATGAAGAAGACTTGGAGGAATTTTTAGATGCAGATCAACGGGGGGATGATTACTATGTAGTGGAAAAGAATGATCAATTGATTGGATTTTTCAACTTTCATCAAAAGCAAAATGGAAAGGTGGAAATTGGGCTTGGTATGAAACCTGAATGTACAGGGAAGGGGAGAGGGCTGGATTTTCTTCGAGCTGGATTGGAACTTGCAATCAAAACATATTGCCCGTCAGCAGTCACGTTATCCGTAGCAGCCTTTAATAAAAGGGCGATCAGACTATATCAAAAGGCAGGCTTTGTCGTAGTCGGTACATTTATTCAAAACACCAATGGAGGCAGCTATGACTTTGTATCAATGGAATGGAATCCAAGGGAATAA
- a CDS encoding fructose bisphosphate aldolase — protein MQANQLEKIRKGKGFIAALDQSGGSTPKALAGYGVSEDAYSNEEEMFDLVHEMRTRIITSPAFDSTHILGAILFEQTMDREIEGQYTADYLAEKKGIVPFLKVDKGLADASNGVQLMKPIHDLDETLRRANERHIFGTKMRSVIKEANPEGIKTVVDQQFEIGKQIIEAGLVPIIEPEVDIHSNDKEKSEQILKDEILGHLNNLDDKDNVMLKLSIPTVANTYKELIDHPRVVRVVALSGGYSRDEANEKLKENDGLIASFSRALSADLNVNQTDEEFNAALRDAVESIYDASVNKK, from the coding sequence ATGCAAGCAAATCAATTGGAGAAAATCAGAAAAGGGAAAGGCTTTATTGCAGCCCTTGACCAAAGCGGTGGAAGTACGCCGAAAGCATTGGCTGGTTATGGTGTCTCCGAAGACGCTTATTCAAACGAAGAGGAGATGTTTGATCTTGTCCATGAAATGCGGACCCGTATCATTACGTCCCCTGCTTTTGACTCTACTCACATTCTGGGAGCCATTTTGTTCGAACAAACCATGGATCGCGAAATAGAAGGCCAGTACACCGCTGACTATCTCGCAGAGAAAAAAGGAATTGTACCTTTTCTGAAAGTTGACAAAGGATTAGCAGATGCATCCAACGGTGTGCAACTGATGAAGCCCATTCACGACTTGGACGAGACACTAAGACGTGCGAACGAACGCCATATCTTTGGGACAAAAATGCGGTCCGTTATCAAAGAAGCCAATCCAGAAGGGATAAAGACTGTCGTTGATCAGCAATTCGAGATTGGAAAACAAATCATCGAAGCTGGATTAGTACCGATTATTGAACCGGAAGTAGATATTCATAGTAACGATAAAGAAAAATCCGAGCAAATCTTAAAAGACGAGATTCTCGGCCATTTAAATAATCTGGATGATAAAGATAACGTTATGCTGAAATTATCAATTCCTACTGTAGCAAACACGTACAAAGAGTTAATCGACCATCCGCGTGTTGTACGTGTTGTAGCTCTTTCTGGCGGTTATTCCCGTGATGAAGCCAATGAGAAATTAAAAGAAAATGACGGCTTGATTGCAAGCTTCTCCCGAGCATTGAGCGCTGACTTAAATGTCAATCAAACGGATGAAGAATTCAACGCTGCTCTTCGAGATGCAGTAGAATCTATTTATGACGCTTCCGTTAACAAAAAATAA
- the guaC gene encoding GMP reductase, with protein sequence MENVFDYEDIQLVPAKCIVDSRSECDTTVTLGSNTFKLPVVPANMQTIIDEKIALYLAENDYFYIMHRFEPEKRLAFTKDMKNRGLIASISVGVKEEEYRFVEELAKAQLTPEYITIDIAHGHSNAVIEMIQHIKKHLPASFVIAGNVGTPEAVRELENAGADATKVGIGPGKVCITKIKTGFGTGGWQLAALRWCAKAASKPIIADGGIRTHGDIAKSIRFGASMVMIGSLFAGHEESPGETIETDGKLFKEYFGSASEFQKGEKKNVEGKKMLVEHKGSLSDTLKEMEQDLQSAISYAGGNKLEAIRNVDYVVVKNSIFNGDKVY encoded by the coding sequence ATGGAAAATGTATTTGATTATGAAGATATACAACTAGTTCCTGCAAAGTGTATCGTAGACAGTCGTTCAGAATGTGATACAACCGTAACGCTTGGCAGTAACACATTCAAACTTCCGGTTGTTCCCGCCAATATGCAGACGATTATCGATGAAAAAATCGCATTATATTTAGCCGAAAATGATTATTTCTATATCATGCACCGTTTTGAGCCAGAAAAACGCCTGGCTTTTACCAAGGACATGAAGAATCGCGGATTGATCGCTTCGATCAGTGTGGGCGTTAAAGAAGAAGAATACCGTTTTGTCGAAGAACTGGCAAAAGCGCAGCTTACGCCAGAATACATCACCATCGATATAGCCCATGGTCATTCTAATGCTGTTATCGAAATGATCCAGCATATTAAAAAACATCTGCCAGCCAGCTTTGTCATCGCTGGGAATGTCGGCACTCCGGAAGCCGTAAGGGAATTGGAAAACGCCGGCGCCGATGCGACAAAAGTCGGAATCGGCCCTGGTAAAGTATGTATCACAAAAATCAAGACAGGTTTTGGAACCGGTGGCTGGCAATTAGCTGCGTTGCGCTGGTGCGCCAAAGCGGCCAGCAAACCGATTATTGCTGACGGCGGAATCCGGACGCATGGCGATATCGCAAAATCAATCCGATTCGGCGCCTCCATGGTCATGATTGGATCTCTGTTCGCGGGCCATGAAGAATCTCCGGGCGAGACAATCGAAACGGACGGCAAGCTTTTCAAAGAATACTTCGGTTCTGCTTCTGAGTTCCAAAAAGGAGAAAAGAAGAATGTCGAAGGGAAAAAGATGCTTGTCGAGCACAAAGGGTCTCTTTCCGATACGTTGAAAGAGATGGAACAGGATTTGCAATCAGCGATATCCTACGCAGGCGGCAACAAGCTTGAAGCCATTCGCAATGTGGACTATGTTGTTGTTAAAAATTCCATTTTCAACGGCGACAAAGTATATTAA
- a CDS encoding ribonuclease H family protein — MDIRIEMLYQTPKGTTASFQSEEMNPGKAILIAEDLERSGRIKQIHFLDSRDTEWTLKELKKFIAEIETEPHNVTVYFDGGFDQDMQHSGLGCAIYYEQNGKSFRLRKNAQVEELDTNNEAEYAAFHLALQELAFMGVHDLPVTFIGDSQVVLQQLSGEWPCYEKELSKWIDRIETLLDELGIDPSFQLVSRKLNKEADQLATQALRGINITGNKEVN, encoded by the coding sequence ATGGATATCCGTATTGAAATGCTATATCAGACTCCAAAAGGAACAACGGCCAGCTTCCAGTCAGAAGAAATGAACCCGGGAAAAGCAATCCTGATAGCGGAGGATTTGGAAAGATCCGGACGGATAAAACAAATCCATTTTCTCGACAGCCGTGATACGGAATGGACTTTAAAAGAATTGAAGAAATTTATTGCTGAAATAGAAACAGAACCACATAATGTTACGGTGTATTTTGATGGCGGCTTTGACCAGGATATGCAGCATTCGGGTTTAGGATGCGCTATTTATTATGAGCAAAACGGAAAATCGTTTCGTCTGAGAAAAAATGCACAAGTAGAAGAGTTGGATACGAACAATGAAGCTGAATATGCTGCGTTTCATTTGGCGCTGCAAGAACTGGCATTTATGGGGGTGCATGACCTTCCTGTCACTTTTATCGGTGATTCGCAGGTTGTCTTACAGCAATTGAGTGGGGAATGGCCGTGTTATGAAAAAGAGCTTTCCAAATGGATAGATCGTATCGAAACACTGTTGGATGAACTGGGCATCGATCCTTCCTTTCAGCTTGTTTCCCGCAAGTTGAATAAGGAGGCCGATCAGCTCGCTACACAGGCGCTGCGAGGGATCAATATAACCGGCAATAAAGAGGTAAATTAA
- a CDS encoding PadR family transcriptional regulator: protein MASNISTDLIRGHTDTIILNVLQQGDSYGYQIYKTIIVLSGNQYELKEATLYTAFRRLEKEGYIASYWGDETQGGRRKYYRITEAGLERYKQNKKDWHFAKNVLNQLIEGGIHNEENEPGS, encoded by the coding sequence TTGGCCAGCAACATTTCGACAGACCTGATCAGGGGGCATACTGATACGATTATTTTGAACGTACTGCAGCAGGGGGACAGCTATGGGTATCAAATATATAAAACCATCATCGTTTTAAGCGGAAATCAGTATGAGCTGAAAGAAGCGACGCTTTATACTGCTTTTCGCCGGTTGGAGAAGGAGGGGTATATCGCTTCCTACTGGGGTGATGAAACGCAAGGAGGACGCCGGAAATACTACCGTATAACAGAGGCAGGTCTGGAGCGGTACAAACAGAACAAAAAAGATTGGCATTTTGCCAAGAATGTCTTGAATCAATTAATTGAGGGAGGAATCCATAATGAAGAGAATGAACCAGGATCTTAA
- a CDS encoding permease prefix domain 1-containing protein: protein MKRMNQDLNQKVRSYVDNLFAGVGDSQQLYELKEELSINLKEKIIDYKKAGMNEEEAFKEAVSSMGDLSGLVEDMRQIGQDQTRKSVYSSMTARVSTAGLITGILVGLFGLLTMAMLYFMELPLEAVTGPAIFIVFGGAIVTYSMLTRETNKKYAMTKVRAMLYGLSVGLILFSLFTAFTSGFATGEIFIGISSFMVFFLAGFGLLLGLLFTGTDRKKGR from the coding sequence ATGAAGAGAATGAACCAGGATCTTAATCAGAAGGTTCGATCCTATGTAGACAATTTGTTTGCTGGAGTTGGCGATAGTCAACAGTTATATGAATTAAAAGAAGAGCTGTCCATCAATCTGAAGGAAAAGATTATCGATTACAAAAAGGCCGGCATGAATGAAGAGGAAGCCTTCAAGGAGGCGGTTAGTTCGATGGGAGATCTGAGCGGCCTGGTCGAGGATATGCGGCAGATCGGCCAGGACCAGACAAGAAAATCTGTTTATTCATCCATGACTGCCCGTGTTTCCACTGCGGGATTAATTACTGGCATACTGGTAGGTCTATTTGGTCTGTTGACGATGGCCATGTTGTATTTTATGGAGTTGCCCCTTGAGGCTGTGACCGGACCGGCTATCTTTATCGTATTCGGCGGAGCCATCGTCACTTACAGTATGTTGACAAGGGAAACAAACAAAAAGTACGCCATGACCAAAGTGCGTGCGATGCTATACGGTTTGTCGGTCGGATTAATTTTGTTCAGCTTGTTTACAGCTTTTACTTCCGGTTTTGCGACTGGTGAAATTTTTATCGGAATCAGTTCCTTCATGGTATTTTTCTTGGCCGGGTTTGGCTTATTGCTTGGACTGCTGTTCACAGGGACAGATCGGAAAAAAGGAAGATAG
- a CDS encoding carbohydrate deacetylase yields MEVLFNADDFGLTKGVNDGIIEAFVNGVVGSATLMMNGPAVEDAVTAAKRHPGLKVGIHLVLTWGKALCPDLHSIVDKEGTFRWRSNFREMNIPDMKETEKEWRTQLEVFLSTGLPLHHIDSHHHIHGWEPLKELMLRLAEDYRVPVRFAESLQTDPDYLLTEALWTDFYGNGVTSSIFDQLRRIPAGKVEVMTHPAFADTELQAISSYSEPRNLEREILCSLEIPYWVTIL; encoded by the coding sequence ATGGAAGTTTTATTTAATGCAGATGATTTCGGCTTGACGAAAGGCGTGAATGATGGAATCATCGAGGCTTTTGTGAATGGTGTGGTAGGTTCCGCTACACTAATGATGAATGGACCTGCCGTTGAAGATGCTGTAACAGCTGCAAAGCGCCATCCTGGTTTAAAAGTCGGAATCCACCTTGTTCTTACTTGGGGAAAAGCCCTCTGCCCCGACTTACATTCGATTGTCGACAAAGAAGGCACCTTTCGCTGGCGGAGTAATTTTCGGGAAATGAATATTCCTGATATGAAGGAAACAGAAAAAGAATGGCGGACACAATTGGAGGTGTTTCTTTCCACAGGGTTACCCCTTCATCATATCGACAGCCACCATCATATTCATGGCTGGGAACCACTGAAGGAGTTGATGCTCCGATTAGCGGAAGACTATCGAGTTCCGGTTCGCTTTGCAGAATCGCTTCAGACCGATCCAGATTATCTATTGACCGAAGCCTTGTGGACAGACTTTTATGGTAACGGTGTTACCAGCAGCATATTCGATCAATTACGCAGGATCCCAGCCGGTAAAGTGGAAGTCATGACCCATCCGGCTTTTGCGGATACCGAGCTTCAAGCAATCAGTTCCTATAGCGAACCCCGCAATCTTGAAAGAGAAATCCTTTGTTCGCTGGAAATACCATATTGGGTGACGATTTTATAA
- a CDS encoding GntR family transcriptional regulator, with translation MNKNLSLHEFIKEELLTSIKTGHYQIGEKIPTEMELCNTFNVSRTTVRTALNQLTQEGYLARHQGRGTYVADQKVKQTLSHTIKRYSDQVAIQGKKPKIMLLDLQVIPADQHLSQSLSISRNDAVQRIERIRLADQEPTQYEVSYIPWSMAPGLTKQHAETSLYAALQAVFGLHIAKTTEQVEITFANERICSHLRCDTGLPLFYIETTAEDIHGNKIEFSRSYFRGDKTNFIIERLYDQNP, from the coding sequence ATGAACAAAAATCTATCATTACATGAATTCATTAAAGAGGAATTGCTTACTAGCATTAAAACCGGCCACTACCAAATCGGCGAAAAGATCCCAACGGAAATGGAACTTTGCAACACGTTTAACGTGAGCAGAACGACCGTGAGAACTGCCCTGAATCAATTGACACAAGAAGGATACCTGGCACGGCATCAAGGCCGGGGTACATATGTAGCAGATCAGAAGGTAAAACAAACCCTTTCCCATACAATCAAACGGTATAGTGACCAGGTTGCAATACAAGGAAAGAAGCCAAAAATCATGTTACTCGATCTTCAGGTCATCCCTGCTGATCAACATCTTTCCCAATCTCTATCCATTTCCAGGAACGATGCCGTGCAACGGATAGAAAGAATCCGGCTGGCCGATCAAGAACCAACCCAATACGAAGTTTCCTATATCCCTTGGAGCATGGCACCCGGCCTTACAAAACAGCATGCCGAAACCTCCCTCTATGCAGCTTTACAAGCAGTCTTCGGCCTTCATATTGCAAAAACGACCGAGCAAGTAGAAATCACCTTTGCAAATGAGCGGATCTGCAGCCATTTACGGTGTGACACTGGATTGCCACTCTTCTATATCGAGACAACAGCAGAAGATATACACGGAAACAAGATCGAATTTTCACGCTCTTATTTTCGCGGAGACAAAACAAATTTCATCATCGAACGATTGTATGACCAAAATCCATAA